One region of Ornithinibacter aureus genomic DNA includes:
- a CDS encoding D-alanyl-D-alanine carboxypeptidase: MRRVMLASLAVLVATTGYVAADVMDVAPGILTLDRPVAIPTPTVSGTPAPVLLPVPAATVDPMLTDEGATAPLPTAKGLADAVGGASDDPALDGGVGISVRDAITGDELYALDADQPRVPASTAKLLAALAVADTLDLREAMTTRVVATPGSSDLVLVAGGDTLLAPGKGTPDAVAGRAGLADLASQVAAALKPTGTTEVTLRLDLSWAPGPRYPPAWNPDDVRDGFTQAVVMTGLATQLPAAGRPSPIRPETEVAKAFVAALKAKGVSATLAPDKTWGDPASEDAVELGSVRSATYGEVLDLALDRSENALTENLVRQAAATAGLRTTRGGDNAAFIVERLTAHGIPTEGLVLKDASGLSPGQAASAATLSGVLQLVATDNPDQVPGLRDVIAGLPVSGVSGTMRGRFSSDATQDVVGVPRAKTGTLKAGSSLAGTTVTADGRPLTFVVLVDEFPKDFGGTLRARAALDRIVAALTRCGCR, encoded by the coding sequence GTGAGACGAGTCATGCTCGCCTCCCTCGCCGTCCTCGTCGCGACCACGGGCTACGTCGCGGCCGACGTCATGGACGTCGCACCCGGCATCCTCACCCTCGATCGTCCGGTGGCGATCCCCACGCCGACGGTGTCCGGCACCCCGGCGCCGGTGCTGCTCCCGGTCCCGGCAGCCACGGTTGACCCGATGCTCACCGACGAGGGCGCCACGGCGCCGCTGCCCACGGCGAAGGGCCTGGCCGACGCTGTCGGTGGTGCCTCGGACGACCCGGCCCTCGACGGCGGTGTCGGCATCAGCGTGCGCGACGCCATCACCGGGGACGAGCTCTACGCGCTCGACGCCGACCAGCCGCGGGTGCCCGCCTCGACGGCCAAGCTGCTCGCGGCGCTGGCCGTCGCCGACACGCTCGACCTGCGCGAGGCGATGACGACGCGCGTGGTCGCGACCCCGGGGTCGAGCGACCTCGTGCTCGTCGCCGGCGGCGACACCCTCCTCGCGCCGGGCAAGGGCACGCCGGATGCCGTGGCCGGGCGCGCCGGTCTGGCTGACCTCGCGTCCCAGGTCGCCGCGGCGCTCAAGCCCACCGGTACGACGGAGGTCACCCTGCGCCTCGACCTCAGCTGGGCGCCCGGGCCGCGCTACCCGCCGGCGTGGAACCCCGATGACGTGCGCGACGGCTTCACCCAGGCCGTCGTCATGACCGGGCTCGCGACACAGCTGCCCGCTGCGGGGCGCCCGTCACCGATCCGCCCCGAGACGGAGGTGGCGAAGGCCTTCGTCGCAGCGCTCAAGGCCAAGGGGGTGAGCGCCACCCTGGCGCCCGACAAGACCTGGGGCGACCCGGCATCCGAGGATGCCGTCGAGCTGGGCAGCGTGCGCTCGGCCACCTACGGCGAGGTGCTCGACCTCGCGCTGGACCGCAGCGAGAACGCCCTCACCGAGAACCTCGTGCGCCAGGCCGCCGCCACGGCGGGTCTGCGAACGACCAGGGGCGGTGACAACGCCGCGTTCATCGTCGAACGGCTGACGGCGCACGGCATCCCGACCGAGGGGCTCGTGCTCAAGGACGCCAGCGGGCTCAGCCCCGGTCAGGCAGCGAGCGCGGCCACGCTGTCGGGCGTGCTCCAGCTGGTCGCGACCGACAACCCTGACCAGGTTCCGGGCTTGCGCGACGTCATCGCCGGGCTGCCGGTCAGCGGCGTGTCCGGCACGATGCGCGGGCGCTTCTCCTCCGACGCCACGCAGGACGTCGTGGGGGTGCCGCGTGCCAAGACGGGCACCCTGAAGGCGGGATCGTCGCTCGCCGGGACGACGGTCACCGCAGACGGCCGCCCGCTGACGTTCGTCGTGCTCGTCGACGAGTTCCCGAAGGACTTCGGGGGAACGCTGCGTGCTCGGGCCGCGTTGGACCGCATCGTGGCCGCCCTGACCAGGTGCGGCTGCCGCTGA